A region of the Acaryochloris sp. CCMEE 5410 genome:
TGGATTCAAAATGAGCTGAGACTGTTGAAACATATTACTTTCAACTTCCTTGAGTTCGCGCACATAATTTCTAAAGGTCTTTTCTAAGGCTTCAGCTAGGTTCTTCATCAAGTGAAAGCGATCAGCAACTTGAATGGCGTCAGGAGCCCCTTCAGAAGCTCCTTGCTTATAGGCCAGAGAACGATCTCGTGAAATGATTTCAACACCAGGATGCTCTTGGAGCCACTGCCTTAAAGTGTCAGCCTCTCGATCTGGAAGTAGTTCGATGGGCTGATGCTGCTCAAGATCCACCAAAATCGTGCCGTACTGGTGGCCTTTCCGAAAAGCAAAATCATCTACGCCGAGAACTCTTGGAGTAATCAATGGAGGGGGGCATAGTTGGCGAACGAATCGAAGTAACGTCTCACGACTAGCGGCTAAATTAAGATGAGGATTCAGGCGCTCACCTGCTGCTCCTGCTAGTGCCAGTCCAATGGCTGTTAGACGTTCAATCAGTCTGCTCGTTTTACGTGCCCAAGGGGCAACTGTCTCCACTAGGCGTTCGCTAAAGATCCGTCGCTTGCAATCTTCATTGTCACAAAAGCACTTTCGCACAGTGAGTTTCCAGCAAACCGTAAATTCGCTCCAAGGCAGATCGGTAATGGTTCTTTCATAGTGGCTGTGAATCCGACGGGCTGGCGTTTGGCAGACAGGACAACAGGGAAGCGTTTGGGTTGAGTAAAGCATAAATGTGATCTCAGCTGTCAATCTGTCGATTTGCCAATCTTCAAGCTGGATGTAGGACGGGAGCATTAATAAGCAGGCTAAGATATCCATCAATCTACCTCGCATGTGCTAGAAGCCATTAATCCCAAGCTATAAGCGAGTTACCTAGTTATTCTGGATACAGCAACAGTATTCAGATTTCATCAACTGTTGCTGATTAAATGAGGTCAAAATTCTGCATCACCTTGCTAGGAGAATTACCTCCATAGCTATCCCCACCCCAAATCATCACCCTCAAACCCCAAGCCCGTCCCCAGGACCATCCCACAACCATCCAAGCCCACTGTCACCACTCCCAAGCTACTAGCCAAGACCGCATTCCCCAACAAAGCACCGCAGGGCACCCGGCCACCCAAGCGGGAACCAGGGCATGGGGAGCTGGGAGAGGGGCGACGAAGTTCCGGGCGAACGACCCGGCCAACCAAACCTGAGACTATACCTCAGACAATATCCCCAGAAGTATCCCCGGCCAGTAGACCGAGAACTCCGAGAGTGTCTGAGGAGCTGGAGCGGCGATTCAGGAATCTGGAGCTGAGTCAGAAGGATTTGGTGGAGCAAGTCAGGAAGGGAGGGGAGCTGGAGTATCTGGCTGTTGCCAGGAATGAAGTTGAGCAGTTCTGGATTACCGTGGCGGGAACGGGGAAACCTTTCGTGAGGGAGTCGTTTGCGACGGTTGAGTTCTGCTGGGAGGTGGCGCTTGAGATTGAGGGGACTTTTGAGATTGGGGAAGTGATCGAGATGAGGCCACCGAAAACGATGGAGCGGATCGGGGAGATGGTGGCTGTGGGGTTGGAGCGGGAGCGGGTTGCGAGGGTCTGGGGGTGAGTGGGGAAATTCTTGAGAATTTTCTATATTCTGATTATCGTGTCGATTGATTCCTACTAGTCCACAAGAGCAGTAGTTATTTCCAAAGTTAAAGTCAGAGAAAAGTCAATTAGCGAGAAAATCAAGTTAAAACAAAAAAATTCTGCAACTTGCAGGCATAACAAGGTTGCGATGACAACGCCTAAAAGTAAAGCTGAAAGCATGAATGTGATGCTTGGGGCAGTGTCCATCGGCCAGTCATCACGCGTGCGAGAAATAATGTTTAAAACACCAACAGCAGCGTGATTTGAGAGTCCCTTGCATTGGTAACAACTTCATGCAAGGGACTGTAGTTTTCAGCGGATCGAATCAATCATTCTATATCAAACTGATACAATTCTCATCGCAAACTTAGAAGAGCTATTCTTAGTAACTAAATCCAGAATCAAGCAATGCCTAAAGCTTCTTTATATGCAGGAATAATATGATTCTCAGCAATTGATTCTTTGTGATTTGTAAAATAAATAGGTTCACCAATATGGTAATAGTTAAGATCTGGAAGTAGAGGAGAAAGTAGAGGTAATTTTGTCCTGTTTAAGGATTTACTGGTCGTATCATTGGAATTAGATGTAAATCTAATACTTGGCAATGGCAAGGTAGGGACAATATCCTCACTATTAGCAATCCGAAAACACTGTAATCCAGCAAATTGTTCGGAAAACTCTAAACCACCTGCCCTAGGGTTAGCAAAAGCATAAAGAATAGGAGGTTTTTGAAAATGGTTAATTTCCTTAATATGAAGTGTTGCTAATGTTGCTAAAGCTCCACCTAAGCTATGACCTGTGACATATACTTGTGCTGAATTATTTTCAGTCAATCCTGCTTTAATCGTTTTTTCTATGCAATCTTTTATCGAAGGTAAATCGTCTTCTTTACTAAAAAGTTTAGGTCCTATATCCTGGCGAGTATAAATTTTATGAAATCCACGATGAACCTTACCTAAACTGATTTTTCCTAGAAAAGGTTCATGTTCTGGCCTAAATTGGGTATTAGTGATCCACTCCGCTGGAGTCATGGTTCCTCGAAAAACAACATAGACTTCATTGCTTTCCTCATCATGTGCGATAAAACCAAACGGAACTCTCTCTCTACCTAAATCTCCTAGCCTTGTAATATTAATATTTAATATTTTTTTAAAGGTATAGAAATATTCGGCAAAACCGAAACGCAACTTAATTTTATATTTTTTCCCGTTAAGGTCTATTGGGTTCATATCTGTGTCCCAATTCCAGTTTTTTTCATTTTGGGATTTATCAAATTCTTTATGTGCTTGTTCAATTAGTAGAAGGAGCTTTTTAGCAAGTTCAAGGTTAAAACTGGAGTTTTGCGGGATTTTAAGTATCACCTTTAAATATTCTCCTCAATCGTGTCTTTCTGTATCAAGTATTACTCTCTTTAAATCTAGCTAACGATTAAGTTCAGCGAATTTTGTGGGCGATAAAAGAACAACTCAATCGAGGTCTATAAATTCGCCCACAAAATTTCGTTGCAACGATTTGTTAGCCTGTCTATTGCGCTACTAAAGTAGTATTTGCAGACATTTTAAGACTAGTCTTCCATGTCGTATAAATCTCATTAGCAAACGATTTTAAAATTGAAATACTTCAAAGTAATTTCCTGCTTGATGACCCTGAAGAGTATTGAATCATCAAAACTGGTGTTCTTATTTGCATCCTAGTTTCCCCCAAAATAGATAAAACTTTAAACCGTCTAGACTTTATCTCTTACAAAGATATTATTTATGCGCTTTGTAATATTTCGCAATGTATTGCTTCCAAACCCAATCAAACTTCACCCCCACAGAACCCACCCCGCTGCTCCACCCGAACCCCCCCCAAGCCTGTTCCCAAGTCCATTCCTCAAGCACACGCATCCCCAGCCCATTAACCAACTCCGCAATTGATACCGCACCCTCAGCTCCACCCAAATACTCCCGGATCGCACCCAACCAACCCCCCACGTTTCCCCCATGACCGACCTTCAGAGCAACCACCTCCAAAGCCTTACTGGGCCTGAAATAAAAATTTGAAGTCATCAGAAAAATGCTTGTTCGCTAGACTTTCGCTAGAGTCCAAATAACTTTGACAAAGCCTTAATCCAGTCCTGTTACCTCTCAATAAGCTTTCCTATTTCTCAACAAGCCCGATCTCCCTGCCCCTCTCCTCCACAATTCAACGAATTTCCAGTACTTTGACCCCTCTAGGAGGTCTTTTGTTGGAAAGACCTCCTAAAATAGATCCCAGATTATGAAACAAGACAGATTTGGCAAGGCTGGGGTACTTTCCTCAGAGCAAATTCAACACCTCTTCAGGGACGGTCTGATTAAGCCCCGCGATCTGGCCCTATTTGGTGTCTGCCTCTACACCGGATGTAGGATCGGTGAAGCTTGTCGGCTGCTCACCAGTGATGTGATCAACGCCAGTGGACCCAAACCCTCGGTGTTATTCCGCTGGCATCAGACGAAGGGCAAGCGGGATACGCGAGAAGTGCCGATGCACCCCCAGTTGCACGACTATTTAGTGGCTTATTCCCCTGACCTGACTCGCACTTATCTTTTCCCTGGTCGTCATGGCCGTTCTTATATCCCTCGTTCTTTCGGATTTTGTGGAGTGACCTGAAAGTCACTGCCTGTAACCATTCATCGAGCCAGCAATCAGGAGATTTTGTAGCCAGTTGTCGTGGTACTGAAACCCGTTGAGATCTTTGAAAGGAGAACACCGTTCTGGATCTTTGGATGTCGTTCTCTTTCCATAGGGATGGAAATTCCAGATCAACGCCATGGACCTCAAATACTGTCGGGCAGAATCTTTAGAACCGTGAAAATATTGCATCGTCCTTAACAGACGGTCTTGATAATTCATCAATCTGTCCACCATATTGCTGGTCCGAGCAGCATTAGGATAATCGTAAGCAACCTGGAACTGCTTCGATTTCGTCTTCATACTCTCCAGCCGCTTGTGGATACTTTGCTGTTTGGTATGACGTTTGGCCCATTCTCGTAATCGGCGCAAGCGTTGAGCGAAGTGGCGTTTACTCGGACTTTTGTAGGTGTGCCAAAGTCTTCCTGTGAGCTTCTGCCACAGCGTTTTCTTCTTTCTACAACGTTTCTGAATATCCAAAACAGAGTGTAAATAGCACAGAATAATTGCGACGCTTGAAAAGATGATCTTCCAGGCAAGATGAGACTGCTCCCAGCCATCCAACGTGACTGTTTCTGTCTGGTAGCCTGGATTCAAGTTGAGGGCTTCATCTCGAAAAACACCATACCCTTTCACCAAGTCAGGGGTTTCAGCACTCTCGACCATATCCACCCCTAGAAAACAGCCAGCACCCACTGTCGTCGGGATGAAGATGCGATCACCTAACAGCCAGCTATGTTTTTCATCTGCAGTGAGGTTGACGGGAATCGCTTGTGGATCTTTAACGGTAGTTCCCACAATGGAGAGACGGCCTAATCCTTGGTAGAGTCGATACCAGAAGCTCGGATCGTGACCAAAGACATAGGTGAGTGCTTCAAAGGGAACGCCAAAGCGTCTAAGATACAGGGCTTTCTCCACCTCGTCAGTCATCCCCACCATGTAGGGCAGCACAAAAGCGGGGCGAATTTGATACACCGCTTGATTGGCGACTAACTTGATTCTACGAGTGGTGATGTCAAGCTTCTTGGAATGGATAGAATCATGAAGCCAGTAACCTTCAGAAATGCTGGAGGGAAAGAGTTCAGGGTGTTCTGGAGTCTGGCAAATTTCATCAAAGTTCAGCCTCCTTTCATTACCGCCAGAACAGGCGGCAACCTACTCTGAAGTGCGTGCCTCAGAGCAGTAACTCGAATTCAGCTAATGTTTCTCAAGCCATTAGGCTGCAATCCGAGTTGGTAGAATGAAGCGCTTCACGACTCCTTGCGTATTGCCATCCGTGATGGCCTGCTCACAAGCAGCCATTAAGACCGCTTGAGCCTGTTGCTGTCGGTGATGTTCAATCACTTGGGCAATTGAAATGAATGGATCATCCCTCTGTTGAGAACAGCGCAGTTGAGCATACAAAAAATGCAACGCTAAATGCACCAAAGAGTACCACTTGTGAATCGCTTCATAGTGTTGGACGCGAAACTCCCCCAATCCCAAACATTGCTTGAGATACCAATAATCTGTTTCAATGGACCAGCTGCATATTCTCAGTAACTTCTCCACCCCTGTGGAGGTTGACTTCTCCGGTCGAATGGCAGTAACTTCTCCACCCCTGTGGAAGTTATCTTCGCCAGTCAAATGGCAATAAACTTCTCCACCCCTGTGGCAACAACTTCGCCGGATAAGTGGCAGTTAACTTCTCCACCCCCCTAACCATCATTTCGACAGGTCAAACCAAACCAGGCCACCCTCTAAACTTCTGTGCATTAGCCAGAGGAATGGAGACGGCCATGGCCTATAAACGTCAAGGAGCAACCCTGTCGATGAGTAAATTTAGAGAAATTATCCGTTTACATGAACTTGGCCACAATAAATC
Encoded here:
- a CDS encoding lipase family protein — translated: MILKIPQNSSFNLELAKKLLLLIEQAHKEFDKSQNEKNWNWDTDMNPIDLNGKKYKIKLRFGFAEYFYTFKKILNINITRLGDLGRERVPFGFIAHDEESNEVYVVFRGTMTPAEWITNTQFRPEHEPFLGKISLGKVHRGFHKIYTRQDIGPKLFSKEDDLPSIKDCIEKTIKAGLTENNSAQVYVTGHSLGGALATLATLHIKEINHFQKPPILYAFANPRAGGLEFSEQFAGLQCFRIANSEDIVPTLPLPSIRFTSNSNDTTSKSLNRTKLPLLSPLLPDLNYYHIGEPIYFTNHKESIAENHIIPAYKEALGIA
- a CDS encoding tyrosine-type recombinase/integrase — protein: MKQDRFGKAGVLSSEQIQHLFRDGLIKPRDLALFGVCLYTGCRIGEACRLLTSDVINASGPKPSVLFRWHQTKGKRDTREVPMHPQLHDYLVAYSPDLTRTYLFPGRHGRSYIPRSFGFCGVT